In the Aliarcobacter cryaerophilus genome, one interval contains:
- a CDS encoding HU family DNA-binding protein has product MNKAEFIDAVAAKAGLSKKDAKGAVDAVLDTITEALVKKDSVSFIGFGTFSTAGRAAREARVPGTDKTVKVAATTVAKFKVGKALKEAVAK; this is encoded by the coding sequence ATGAACAAAGCGGAATTTATTGATGCGGTTGCTGCAAAAGCTGGTTTATCTAAAAAAGATGCAAAAGGTGCTGTTGATGCAGTATTAGATACTATTACTGAAGCTTTAGTTAAAAAAGATTCTGTAAGCTTTATTGGGTTTGGTACATTCTCAACAGCAGGTAGAGCAGCTAGAGAAGCTAGAGTTCCAGGAACTGATAAAACTGTAAAAGTTGCTGCTACAACAGTTGCTAAATTTAAAGTTGGTAAAGCTCTTAAAGAGGCTGTTGCTAAGTAA
- a CDS encoding FAD-dependent oxidoreductase → MKKYDYIIIGSGIVGCSLAYFLKKYSNNILLIDKNSDVCLGASGAAGAFLSPLLGIDNSFKTLVTNALKFSTKFYEENFPQSFVKSGTIRIPKNKEDEDKFNNYIPYMDFPFEKKENGYYFEIGSTVKPEILCKELSDGIGKLFNYDVKTITQSENYWILNGEIKANKLFLCTGANISLINEDYFKLRAVWGQKIDILTTTKVLYNYHKECSISKSVKENEKYRSSIGATHNRFDQDMSDSSYNLNLKDINFISHNEKTLKIMNNDTKKLLEKANDILELENVEVVDIKIGARASSIDYFPMVGNLIDSKNSFKSYPHIKNGAFIKDEQLILYENLYTLNGVGGRGFVLAPYLANILSEFVVNGEEMPKDVLNYRLFKRWAKKEGKNL, encoded by the coding sequence ATGAAAAAATATGATTATATAATTATTGGAAGTGGAATAGTTGGATGTTCTTTAGCTTATTTTTTAAAAAAATATTCTAATAACATTTTGCTTATTGATAAAAATAGTGATGTTTGTTTGGGTGCAAGTGGAGCTGCTGGAGCTTTTTTATCGCCTCTTTTAGGTATAGATAATAGTTTTAAAACTTTAGTAACAAATGCTTTAAAGTTTTCAACAAAGTTTTATGAAGAGAATTTTCCACAAAGTTTTGTAAAATCTGGAACAATAAGAATTCCAAAAAATAAAGAAGATGAAGATAAATTTAATAATTATATACCTTATATGGATTTTCCTTTTGAAAAAAAAGAGAATGGCTATTATTTTGAAATAGGAAGTACTGTAAAACCTGAAATTTTATGTAAAGAGCTTAGTGATGGTATTGGAAAATTATTTAATTATGATGTTAAAACAATTACTCAAAGCGAAAATTATTGGATTTTAAATGGTGAGATTAAAGCAAATAAGCTATTTTTATGTACAGGTGCAAATATTTCATTAATCAATGAAGATTATTTTAAATTGAGAGCAGTTTGGGGTCAAAAAATTGATATTTTAACTACTACAAAAGTATTGTATAACTATCATAAAGAGTGTTCAATCTCTAAAAGTGTTAAAGAAAATGAAAAATATAGAAGTTCAATAGGTGCGACACATAATAGATTTGATCAAGATATGAGTGATAGCTCTTACAATTTGAATTTAAAAGATATAAATTTTATATCTCACAATGAAAAAACTTTAAAAATAATGAATAATGATACAAAAAAGCTTTTAGAAAAAGCAAATGATATTTTGGAACTTGAAAATGTAGAAGTTGTAGATATAAAAATAGGAGCTAGAGCTTCAAGTATTGATTATTTTCCAATGGTTGGAAATTTGATTGATAGTAAAAATAGTTTTAAATCTTATCCACATATAAAAAATGGAGCTTTTATCAAAGATGAGCAGTTGATTTTGTATGAAAATTTATATACTTTAAATGGAGTTGGTGGAAGAGGTTTTGTTTTGGCTCCATATTTAGCTAATATTTTGTCTGAATTTGTAGTAAATGGTGAAGAAATGCCAAAAGATGTTTTAAATTATAGATTATTTAAAAGATGGGCAAAGAAAGAGGGTAAAAATTTATGA
- a CDS encoding response regulator gives MKILVTDDSKMARKMVIKTLQDALNDKNYEVLEAQNGQESVDLYKEHNPNIVFMDLTMPVMDGFEALKQIKEFNENAKVVVISADIQKQAMDKVRELGALNFVKKPIDLKKMEQILNSIIS, from the coding sequence ATGAAAATTTTAGTAACAGATGATTCTAAAATGGCTAGAAAAATGGTAATAAAAACACTTCAAGATGCTTTGAATGATAAAAATTATGAAGTTTTAGAAGCTCAAAATGGTCAAGAGAGTGTTGATTTATATAAAGAGCACAATCCGAATATAGTTTTTATGGATTTAACAATGCCTGTAATGGATGGATTTGAAGCTTTAAAACAAATAAAAGAGTTTAATGAAAATGCAAAAGTAGTTGTAATATCTGCTGATATACAAAAACAAGCTATGGATAAAGTTAGAGAGCTTGGTGCACTAAATTTTGTAAAAAAACCAATTGATTTGAAGAAAATGGAACAAATTTTAAATAGTATAATCTCTTAA
- a CDS encoding chemotaxis protein CheC, whose amino-acid sequence MSNIELTEDEKDCLQELMNVAYGSATAAITEIFDAFAKLSIPTIQIINAVDLKDYLAKELNFKDEHFVASQQINGPLSGENMFIIDKKSATNMSIKFSFSDDQISNEDISDITLEITNILSSSTISKLAENMETSVSFSAPTIKTINSINQLNNIFISNYEKVIIISTKLEFDDLNIHGELFILTTDNSILFIKDKLNKILDEL is encoded by the coding sequence ATGAGTAATATAGAATTAACAGAAGATGAAAAAGATTGCCTTCAAGAGCTTATGAATGTAGCTTATGGAAGCGCAACTGCTGCAATTACTGAGATATTTGACGCTTTTGCAAAACTTAGTATTCCAACTATTCAAATAATAAATGCTGTAGATTTAAAAGATTATTTAGCAAAAGAGTTAAATTTTAAAGATGAACACTTTGTAGCATCACAGCAAATAAATGGTCCTTTAAGTGGTGAAAATATGTTTATAATAGATAAAAAATCTGCTACAAATATGTCTATTAAATTTAGTTTTAGTGATGATCAAATTTCAAATGAAGATATTAGCGATATAACTTTAGAAATTACAAATATTTTATCATCTTCAACTATAAGTAAATTAGCAGAAAATATGGAAACTAGCGTCTCTTTTTCTGCTCCAACAATAAAAACTATAAATTCAATCAATCAATTAAACAATATATTTATAAGTAACTATGAAAAAGTTATAATAATATCTACAAAATTGGAGTTTGATGACTTAAATATTCATGGTGAACTATTTATTTTAACAACTGACAATTCAATTTTATTTATAAAAGATAAATTAAATAAGATATTGGATGAACTATGA
- a CDS encoding PAS domain-containing sensor histidine kinase: MSNHAKNKFDIICNTVDNGIIVLNKDLKVFFWNRWLETRTGIEANSIIDKNILDFYSNIDEKKLKRKIITALKLNSPTFYTPQTDDFLINIEINNISDRVFNQMQQSITITPLDLEEGLVILYIYDITFLSEINYKLEIAKKSLSEKNEELRLILDTTMEAIIIFKDNSVVDCNKIAIELFNKQMKYELINKSFNDLIHNKNRDILNEKEPFETNLIREDGSEFNAIINIKDTSLNNQIFKIVTIVDIEDLKRKENLMAEQTKLAAMGEMLGNIAHQWRQPLNIISMSSSNLKLKNDIGELCSSTLSESLSLILRTTNHLSDTIDTFNDFLKTDKEKSFFNINENIKNSISLVDSFFKNFNIDIILELEEGIFINSLANEFSQAFINILNNAKDAIVLNLKDNEYGLIKIKTKKIDKFIEISILDNAKGIKKDILNKIFEPYFTTKHKYQGTGLGLYMTRKIINSSMGGEITVQNRKFVHNQKKYEGAEFKIKIPIKLD; this comes from the coding sequence ATGAGTAATCATGCAAAAAATAAATTTGATATTATTTGTAATACTGTAGATAATGGGATTATTGTATTAAACAAAGATTTAAAAGTATTTTTCTGGAATAGATGGCTAGAGACTAGAACTGGCATAGAAGCAAATAGTATTATTGATAAAAATATTTTAGATTTTTATTCAAATATTGATGAAAAAAAATTAAAAAGAAAGATAATAACAGCTTTAAAACTAAACTCTCCAACATTTTATACTCCACAAACAGATGATTTTTTAATAAATATTGAGATAAACAACATCTCTGATAGAGTATTTAATCAAATGCAACAAAGTATTACTATAACTCCATTAGACTTGGAAGAAGGTTTAGTTATTTTATATATATACGATATAACTTTTTTAAGTGAAATAAACTATAAACTCGAAATTGCAAAAAAAAGTTTAAGTGAAAAGAATGAAGAATTAAGACTTATTTTAGATACTACTATGGAAGCTATAATTATTTTTAAAGATAATAGTGTTGTTGATTGTAATAAAATAGCAATTGAACTATTTAATAAACAGATGAAATATGAGTTAATAAATAAAAGTTTTAATGATTTAATACATAATAAAAACAGAGATATTCTAAATGAAAAAGAGCCATTTGAAACTAATTTAATAAGAGAAGATGGAAGTGAATTTAATGCTATTATAAACATTAAAGATACAAGTTTAAACAACCAAATATTTAAAATTGTAACTATTGTAGATATAGAAGATTTAAAAAGAAAAGAGAATCTTATGGCAGAACAGACAAAACTAGCTGCTATGGGTGAAATGCTTGGAAATATTGCTCATCAATGGAGACAACCTTTAAATATTATCTCTATGTCATCTTCAAATCTTAAATTAAAAAATGATATTGGAGAGTTATGCAGTTCTACATTAAGTGAGTCATTATCTCTTATTTTAAGAACAACAAATCATTTGTCTGATACTATCGACACATTTAATGATTTTTTAAAAACAGATAAAGAGAAAAGCTTTTTTAATATAAATGAAAATATCAAAAATAGTATCTCTTTGGTAGATAGCTTTTTCAAAAATTTTAATATTGATATTATTTTAGAATTAGAAGAAGGTATTTTTATAAATAGTCTAGCAAATGAATTTTCTCAAGCATTTATAAATATTTTAAACAATGCAAAAGATGCTATAGTTTTAAATTTAAAAGATAATGAATATGGTTTAATAAAAATAAAAACAAAAAAAATTGATAAATTTATAGAAATTTCAATTTTAGACAATGCAAAAGGTATCAAAAAAGATATTTTAAATAAAATATTTGAACCATATTTTACTACAAAACATAAATATCAAGGTACTGGTCTTGGTCTTTATATGACTAGAAAAATTATAAATTCTAGCATGGGCGGTGAAATAACTGTTCAAAACAGAAAATTTGTACACAATCAGAAAAAGTATGAAGGGGCAGAGTTTAAAATAAAAATTCCTATCAAACTTGATTGA
- a CDS encoding DnaJ C-terminal domain-containing protein translates to MAKSLYETLEVSENASADEIKKAYRKLARKYHPDVNKDPKAEEKFKEINAAYEVLSDPQKKQQYDQYGDSMFGGQNFSDFARNQGGGVDLDEILRQMFGGGAAGFGRSNFGGGFGFDAPDLDTNAQITIPFEVAVLGGKRNISLNNDSFDIKIPEGIEDGQRIRAKGKGKSYQGQRGDLILKINISPSNEYEREFDNLIKYFDLPLKTALFGGKVDIKTIHKDITLKVPQNTKQNQKFRVKELGVLNRKTKVRGDLYLKANIILPKVEDLSSELRTLLEKELKDS, encoded by the coding sequence ATGGCAAAAAGTTTATATGAAACATTAGAAGTAAGTGAAAATGCATCAGCAGATGAGATAAAAAAAGCTTACAGAAAACTAGCAAGAAAATATCATCCAGATGTAAATAAAGATCCAAAAGCTGAAGAGAAATTTAAAGAGATAAATGCGGCTTATGAAGTTTTAAGTGATCCACAAAAAAAACAGCAATATGACCAATATGGAGACTCTATGTTTGGTGGGCAAAATTTTAGTGATTTTGCTAGAAATCAAGGTGGTGGAGTTGATTTAGATGAGATTTTAAGACAGATGTTTGGTGGTGGTGCCGCTGGATTTGGACGAAGCAATTTTGGTGGTGGATTTGGATTTGATGCTCCAGATTTAGATACAAATGCACAAATTACAATACCTTTTGAAGTTGCAGTTTTAGGTGGGAAAAGAAATATCTCTTTAAATAATGATTCATTTGATATAAAAATTCCAGAAGGAATTGAAGATGGTCAAAGAATAAGAGCAAAAGGAAAAGGAAAATCATATCAAGGACAAAGAGGAGATTTAATTTTAAAGATAAATATCTCTCCTAGCAATGAATATGAAAGAGAGTTTGATAATCTTATAAAATATTTTGATTTACCATTAAAAACAGCTCTATTTGGTGGTAAAGTTGATATTAAAACTATTCACAAAGATATAACTCTAAAAGTTCCACAAAATACAAAACAAAATCAAAAGTTTAGAGTAAAAGAGCTTGGTGTTTTAAATAGAAAAACAAAAGTAAGAGGTGATTTATATCTTAAAGCAAATATTATTTTGCCAAAAGTTGAAGATTTAAGTAGCGAGCTTCGTACACTTCTTGAAAAAGAGTTAAAAGATAGTTAG
- a CDS encoding heat shock protein transcriptional repressor HspR encodes MEKNSYIEPVYLISVVADILGVHPQTLRQYEREGLIKPSRTNGKIRLYSQKDINHIKYVLTLTKEIGVNLAGVDIILKLNDKIEELESIISTYKKKAQKADNLSVVPDKKALVIQKSSLEMVIIKK; translated from the coding sequence ATGGAAAAAAATAGCTATATTGAACCAGTTTATTTAATATCAGTAGTTGCCGATATTTTAGGAGTACATCCACAAACTTTAAGACAATATGAAAGAGAGGGGCTAATAAAACCATCTAGAACTAATGGTAAAATAAGGCTATACTCACAAAAAGATATTAATCACATAAAATATGTTTTAACACTCACAAAAGAGATAGGTGTTAATTTAGCTGGTGTTGATATTATATTGAAATTAAATGATAAAATAGAAGAACTTGAAAGTATAATTTCAACATACAAAAAAAAGGCTCAAAAAGCAGATAATTTATCTGTTGTTCCTGATAAAAAAGCATTAGTAATTCAAAAAAGCTCTTTAGAGATGGTTATTATAAAAAAGTAA
- a CDS encoding DUF475 domain-containing protein: MKQKPLISYFYSFFAVWFVASVLLFLYGGFFALYQGTILSVLELSLSFDNAVVNATILATMALVWRRRFLLWGMIIAVFGVRFVFPILIVYFSTSMGFIDSFELAIKNPQEYEKIIQSSHHVIMSFGGMFLLMLFLKFIFDENKDTHWVKYIESFATKLSKVGDIKALFIMFLMLVITYVAPNEVVMGEQLVTVNKLEILVPMIIGVIAFYLLELLKGVIELKTDSNSDLKVTELSGGFISFMYLEVVDMSFSLDGVLGAFAITQNVVIIMLGLGIGAMAVRSLTIFMVEREVVAKYIYLEHGAMWSIGLLALSMIVQIFHHLPPMLITTFAIVPIGLAFIHSIYKNRKFLIDPK; the protein is encoded by the coding sequence TTGAAACAAAAACCTCTAATATCTTATTTTTACAGCTTTTTTGCTGTTTGGTTTGTAGCTTCAGTGTTACTATTTTTATATGGTGGCTTTTTTGCACTTTATCAAGGTACCATTTTATCTGTTTTGGAGCTTAGTTTATCTTTTGATAATGCAGTTGTAAATGCTACTATTTTGGCAACAATGGCTCTTGTTTGGAGAAGAAGATTTCTTCTTTGGGGTATGATTATTGCAGTATTTGGGGTTAGATTTGTATTTCCTATTTTAATAGTATATTTTTCAACATCTATGGGATTTATTGATTCTTTTGAATTAGCTATTAAAAATCCTCAAGAGTATGAAAAAATTATTCAAAGTTCTCACCACGTAATTATGTCTTTTGGTGGAATGTTTCTATTAATGTTATTTTTAAAATTCATTTTTGATGAAAACAAAGATACTCACTGGGTTAAATACATAGAATCTTTTGCTACAAAATTATCAAAAGTAGGTGATATTAAAGCTCTATTTATAATGTTTTTAATGCTTGTAATTACATATGTTGCTCCAAATGAAGTAGTTATGGGAGAGCAATTAGTAACTGTAAATAAATTAGAAATTTTAGTTCCAATGATTATTGGTGTGATTGCTTTTTATCTTTTAGAGCTTTTGAAGGGTGTTATAGAACTTAAAACAGATTCAAACTCAGATTTAAAAGTTACAGAATTAAGTGGAGGTTTTATATCTTTTATGTATCTTGAAGTAGTTGATATGAGTTTCTCTTTAGATGGAGTTTTAGGAGCATTTGCTATTACTCAAAATGTTGTGATAATTATGTTAGGACTTGGTATTGGAGCTATGGCAGTAAGAAGTCTTACTATTTTTATGGTTGAAAGAGAGGTTGTTGCAAAATATATATATCTTGAGCATGGTGCTATGTGGTCAATTGGGCTTTTAGCTTTATCTATGATAGTTCAAATTTTCCATCATTTACCACCTATGTTGATTACAACTTTCGCAATAGTACCAATTGGTTTGGCTTTTATTCACTCTATTTATAAAAATAGAAAATTCTTAATTGATCCAAAATAG